ACTGGCCCGGCGCATGGTTTCCAGCTCGCGGGCCGATTTGATCTCCACACCGCGGCGGCCCTTTTGGATGCGGGGGCCCGTTTCCAAAGCTTGGGCTTGGGGGGCCTTGCGCTCCTTAGTGCTCGCCAGCAGGTCGGCAAAGAGGTTCATGCGGCCGCCAGCTATCAGCGTTTCAAGAGCTTTCAAGCTACCAACTGCGGGCCGCCCATGGGAGGGCGGCTGGGGGGAGCTGGCACTTGAGCCGGTACACTGACTCTTTGGCCAGGCGTAGCGGAGCTGAGATGGCAACGGATTCGAACGAAGTAAACGACAGCTCGGAAGTGCTGGAAGCCCCAGAAGAGGGCGCTGTTTCTGCAGGAACTGCAACCGCAGAGGCCAAAACAGCTGTGGCCACTGCGGCACCAAAGCCAACCACTGGCAAGATGAGCGCCTACGAAATGATTCGCGCCTTCGAGGCCGGGCAACTCAAGAGCGGTCTACCCGAGATCTACGTGGGCGACACCGTCAAGGTGGGTGTGCGGATTCGGGAAGGCACCAAGGAGCGGGTCCAGCCCTACGAGGGCGTGGTCATAGCCAAGCGCCACGGCGGGATGAACGAGACCATCACCGTGCGCAGAATCTTCCAGGGCATTGGCGTGGAGAGGGTTTTCATGCTCCACAGCCCCCAGGTGGCGTCCGTCACCGTGGAGCGCCGCGGTAAGGTGCGCCGGGCGAAGCTCTTTTATCTGCGGGATCGGGTGGGTAAAGCCACACGGGTCAAGCAGCGCTTCGACCGCTAGGTCTCTTTTTAGGCAGACCGCCTTCCCTAAGAGTCCCTCTAGTTAACGGGGGCATCGGCATTGCGCCGTTAGTTCAGTTGGTAGAACGCAGGTCTCCAAAACCTGATGTCGGGGGTTCAAGTCCTCCACGGCGCGTTCGATGCTCCCACTTGCAGTTTCGTGGTTCCGAACATGGAGTTGGATCTACAACCCGGTGATGTGGTCAAGGTGCTCGAATCCGCTGCCCTTGGCTGGGTGCGGGCACGGGTCATCCGGGTTAAATCCGGAGGCCGCGTGGTTGTTCAAAGTGATCAGGGTCGGGAGTTCACCGCCCGGGGCAATCAGGTGCGCCTGATTGAACCGGCCGGCTTCCGCCCCTAGGCCAATCAGCCGTGGCGGCCGGTGCCACCAACCGATCCAATCGGTTGACGATGGGGCCGGCCATCGCGGATACTTCACAAGTCGTCTAGGCGACATCCATCAGGTCAAAAGCCTGCCTGGGACTGTAGTTCAACCGGTTAGAGCACCGCCCTGTCACGGCGGAAGTTGCGGGTTCGAATCCCGTCAGTCCCGTTTACAAATTTCGGAGCTAGGCAGTTGGGTGCTGGGGATTCTGCTGTTCGGGTTCGTCTTGCCCCCAGCCCCACCGGCACCCTGCACATCGGCACGGCTCGGACCGCAGTTTTCAATTGGCTGTTCGCCCGCCACCAAGGCGGCCAATTCCTGCTGAGGATTGAAGACACCGACAAGGAGCGCTCCAAGCCGGAATTCACGGAGAACATCCTCTCCGGGCTGAAATGGCTTGGCCTGCAATGGGATGGCGAGCCGGTAATCCAGAGCGAGCGCATCGCAGCCCATCGGGCAGCGATCCAGCAGCTACTCGACAGCGGCCATGCCTACCGCTGCTACGCCACGGAGCAGGAGCTCGCCGCCATGCGGGAGCAGCAAGCCGCGGCCAAGCAGGCACCCCGCTACGACAACCGCCACCGCGACCTCAGCCCCGAGCAGGAGGCTGCCTTTGTGGCCGAAGGTCGCCAGGCAACGGTGCGCTTCCGCATCGACGACGGGGCCAGCATCGGCTGGACAGACCTGGTGCGGGGCGAAATGCGCTGGGCTGGCAGCGACCTCGGCGGCGACATGGTGGTGGCCCGCCGGGCTCCGGCCGATCAAATTGGCGACCCCCTCTACAACCTGGTGGTGGTCGTAGATGACGCCGCCATGGCGATCACCCACGTGATCCGCGGCGAAGACCACATCGCCAACACCGCCAAGCAACTCCTGCTGTATGGGGCCCTAGGTGCCCAGGCCCCGGTGTTTGCCCACACCCCCCTGATCCTGAATCAGGAGGGCAAAAAACTCTCCAAACGCGATGGGGTCACCTCGATCAGCGACTTCCAGGCCATGGGCTACACCGCTGAGGCTCTGGTCAACTACATGACCCTGCTGGGGTGGTCGCCGCCGGAGGGCATGGATGAGCGCTTCAGCCTGGAGCAGGCTGCCAATGCCTTTGGTTTTGAGCGGGTCAACAGGGCAGGCGCCCGCTTCGATTGGGACAAGCTCAATTGGCTCAACGGCCAGGTGTTGAAGGAGCAGGGTCCCGCTGTCCTGCTGGAACAGCTGCTCCCCCTCTGGCAGGCCAAGGGCTGGGAATTAGACAAAGCAGATAACCAGTGGCAGGCGGATCTCTGTGAGTTAATAGGCCCATCGATGACCCTCTTGGCCGATGGGGTGGCCCAGGCCGAGCCATTTTTTAGTTGCCCGCCCCTCAATGAAGCCGCCCAGGTCCAGCTGGAAAGCGAGGGGGCAAAACCCGTATTGGTTGCCCTGCTAGCCCTCCTACCCCCGGGGGAGCTGGGGTCTGAACAGGCCCAAAAGCTGCTGACGGAGGCGGCGACCAGTGCTGGAGTGAAGAAAGGAGTGGTGATGAAAAGCCTGCGGGCAGCGCTGCTGGGCAGCCTTCAGGGCCCCGACCTACTGGCCACCTGGTTGCTGCTCCACCGCCTTGGCCAGGACCGGGCCCGAATCGAGCGCTGTCTCTGAATCGTCAACCACCAGACCCAGCCGCCTTGCCAACACAGGTGCGGTGAAGCCCTGGATGCCCACGGTGAGCAGGATCGTCAAAAAGACCAGGCCCTTCAGGGCGCCAGCCCCCGGGATCCCGGCTTGATCGAGTTGTAGGGCAAACAAACTCGCCACCGCTGCCGTGACGATCCCCCTAGGGGCGATCCAACTGAGGATCAATTTTTCGCGCCAGGCCAGGGCCGGCAGGCCAATGCCACCGGCCTGGATAACCAGCCAGCGGAACAACATCAAGGCGAACACACAGGCCACCCCGCCCCAGCCCAGGGGGCTCAGTTCACTCCAGGAGAGGTCGGCCGCCAGCAGCGGAAACAGCACCGTGATCGCCAACTGGGCAAGCTGGGCAATCAGCTCATCGAGCTGGCTGGCCTGCTCATCAAGGCGCAAACCCACCACCACCCCAGCACTTACCGCTGCGGGCAGACCCGCCTCGGGCAAAAACACCTGGACACCGCTGACCACCACAAACAGGACGCCCAGGCTTAGTTGCAACTTGAGGGCATCTGCATCGGCGGGCAGGCGCCGCAGCACCTCCACCAACAACAGTCCCCCAAAGGCCCCGACCAGCACACCGCCACCAAGCCGCAGCAGCAACAGGACGGCCACGTCCTGCCAACCGCCCAGATCCCCCAGGGCCAACTGCAGCAACAGCAGGGCCAAGACCGCACCAGCCGGTTCAAGAATCAGGCCCTCTGCCTCCAGCACCTTGCCCAGGCCCGGCAGCAGCCGCATCTGCTTGACCATCGGGGTGACCACCGTGGGGCCGGTAGCCAGGGCAATGGCCCCAAAAACCCAGGCCAGGGGCCAGCTCAGGCCCGCCAATTGGTGGGCAAACCAGGCTCCACCCAGGAGGCCGAGCACTCCACGTACCAAGACCAGTTGCACCACGGTGCGTTGGAGGTCCCGGCCGGCCAGCCTCAAATTGAGTCCGCCATCGAACAGCACCAGGCTCACCAGCAGCCCCACAAGGGGTTCCAAGCCACGGCCCAGGGATTCGGGCTGCACCCAACCGAAGCCGGCTCGACCGACCAAAAGGCCCGTAGCGAGCAGCAAAACCACCGCCGGCAAACCGCTTAGCCGGGCCAGCAATTGGGCCAGGGAGCCGGCAAAGAAGGCCTCTCCCCAGAGCAGCTCCAGGGGCTTCAAGTGGCTAAGGCCCGGGCAAGCAAAGCCCGGGGAGTAGGCCCAACCCAAATAGTGATGGGGGCATCGGGGCACATCACCAGATTTTTAGCCCCGAATTCATTGCCCTCAGGATGGCAGGCTGGGACCCACGTTGCTGCCAATAAAGCGGGCTTGCCATGCCAGGAGACAAGCCCCTGCTGCTGCTGGTGGATGGCCATTCATTGGCCTTTCGCAGTTTCTATGCCTTTGCCAAGGGGGGCGAAGGGGGCCTGGCCACCAAGGCGGGCATTCCCACCAGCGTCACCTATGGCTTCCTTAAGGCCCTGCTGGAGAACTGCAGGGGCCTGACACCCCAGGGGGTGGTGATTGCCTTCGACACCGCCGAGCCAACCTTCCGCCACGGGGCCGACCCGGCCTACAAGGCCCACCGCGACACCGCCCCCGAACACTTTTTCGAAGACCTGGGCAACCTCCAACGCATCCTTGAGGAATCCCTGGACGTGCCCCTATGCATGGCACCGGGCTTCGAGGCCGACGATGTGCTCGGCACCCTGGCGAACCGGGCTGCCGATGGCGGTTGGCGGGTGCGCATCCTTTCCGGTGACCGGGACCTTTTCCAGTTGGTTGACGACGGCCGCGACATTGCCGTGCTCTACATGGGCGGCGGCCCCTATGCAAAAAACAGTGGCCCCACCGAAATCCGCAGGGAGGGTGTGATCGCCAAGCTGGGGGTCACACCAGAGGAGGTGGTGGACCTCAAGGCCCTCACCGGCGACAGCTCCGACAACATCCCAGGGGTCAAAGGGGTGGGTCCAAAAACCGCCATCACCCTCTTGGCAGCCCACGGGAACCTCGATGGGGTGTACGGGGCCCTCGAAACCCTGCAGGCTGCTGGCCCCAAGGCCACGGATCCCAAAGGCGCCCTCAAGGGTGCCCTGGTCGACAAGCTCGCCAACGACAAAGAGAACGCCTACCGCTCGCGGATGCTGGCGGAAATCCTGATCGATATTCCCCTGCCCACTGATCCGCGGTTGGGGCTCGGCGAGGTGAAGGCTGAAGCCCTGGCCAGCCGCCTGGAGGAGCTGGAGCTGTTCAGCCTGGTGCGGCTGGTACCCAGCTTTGCGGAGATCTTTTCAGCCAATCCGCCCGAACTGGCAAATAAGCCAGCAAAGCCGCCAGAAGCACCAGCATCAGCGGCCGCACCAGCACCAGCCGAACAAGAATCGCCAATGCCGGTGCTGGAGCCGCAAGTAATCAGCAGCCCAGGGCAGCTCGGGGCCCTGATGGAGCGCCTGATGGCCGCCACCGACCCCAGCCAACCGATCGCCCTGGACACCGAAACCACGGATCTAAACCCCTTCAAGGCCGAACTGGTGGGCCTGGGAATTTGCTGGGGCGAAGGGGCATCTGAGCTGGCCTACATCCCGATTGGCCACCATCCGCCCGCCGCCGCCGACCTACTTAGCCCGGCCCCGGAAGCGCCAGGGCAGCTACCCCTCGACCAGGTGCTCCAGGCCCTGGCCCCTTGGCTGGCCAGCAAAGCCCACCCCAAAACCCTCCAAAACGCCAAATACGACCGCCTAATCCTGATGCGCCATGGCTTGGCCCTGGCCGGGGTGGTGATGGACACCCTGCTGGCCGATTACCTGCGCGATGCCAATGCCAAACACGGCCTGGAGGCCCTGGCCGAGCGCAACTTTGGCTTCATACCCACCAGCTTCACTGAGCTGGTGCCCAAGGGGGCCAACTTCGCATCGGTGCCCATCGAGGCGGCGTCGCTCTACTGCGGCATGGATGGGCACCTCACCTTTCGGCTCACGGGCCTGTTGGCCTCCCAGCTGGAAGCCCAGGGCCCCCAGCTGACGAAGCTGCTGGAGCAGATCGAACTGCCCCTCGAACCGGTGCTGGCGGCGATGGAAGCCACGGGTATCCGGATCGACATTCCCTACCTGGGCGAACTGTCTGCGGAGCTATTGGGCGCCCTTACCCGCCTGGAGGCGGAGGCGAAAGCAGCGGCCGGGGTCGATTTCAACCTCGCCTCCCCCAAGCAGCTCGGGGAACTGCTGTTCGAAACCCTGGGCTTGGATCGCAAAAAATCGCGCAAAACCAAAACCGGCTTCAGCACCGATGCAGCGGTACTGGAAAAGCTTGAGGCCGACCATCCAGTGGTGGCCTTGGTGCTCGAGCACCGAACCCTCAGCAAGCTGAAAAGCACCTACGTGGATGCCCTTCCAGCCCTGGTGGAGCCCGAAACGGGGCGGGTGCACACGGATTTCAACCAGGCCGTTACGGCCACCGGCCGGCTCTCCAGCAGTAACCCCAACCTGCAGAACATTCCGATTCGCACCGAGTTTTCCCGGCGCATTCGCAAGGCCTTTTTGCCGGAGGCTGGCTGGCAGCTGATCAGCGCCGACTACTCCCAGATCGAGCTGCGCATCCTCACCCACCTATCCGGGGAGGAGGTGCTGGTGGAGGCCTACAAAGACGGCGACGACGTGCACGCCCTCACGGCCCGGCTGCTGCTCGACAAGGCAGCAGGCGAGCAGGTAAGTGCCGAGGAAAGGCGCCTTGGCAAGACGATTAACTTCGGGGTGATTTACGGCATGGGTGCCCAGCGCTTTGCCCGGGAAACCGGGGTCAGCCAAGCCCAGGCCAAGGAGTTCCTGGGGAAATACAAGCAGCGCTATCCCAAGGTTTTCGCCTATCTGGAGCTGCAGGAGCGCCTGGCCCTGAGCCGGGGCTACGTGGAAACGATCTTTGGCAGGCGCAGGCCATTTGGCTTTGATCCCACGGGCCTGGGCCGGCTGCTGGGCAAGGACCCCCTGGAGATCGACCTGGAGGTGGCCCGCCGCGGCGGCATGGAGGCCCAGCAACTGCGGGCTGCAGCCAATGCACCTATCCAGGGATCCAGCGCCGACATCATCAAGCTGGCCATGGTGCAACTGCACGACCAACTGATCGCTCTGGGCCTACCGGCCAGGCTGCTGCTGCAGGTGCACGATGAATTGGTGCTCGAGGTCGCCCCCGAGGCCCTCGAGACCGTGCTGAGCCTCACCCGTGAAACCATGGAGCGCGCCGTCGAGCTGTCTGTGCCCCTGGTGGTGGAGACCGGCGTGGGCCCGAACTGGATGGAAGCGAAATGAGCCTGCGGTTCACCAACACCCTCAGCCGCCGTCTGGAGGAATTCCGCCCGATCGAACCGGGCCGGGTCAGCATTTACTGCTGCGGGGTCACGGTCTACGACCTCTGCCACCTGGGCCATGCCCGCAGCTACATCGCCTGGGATGTGTTGCGCCGCCACCTGATTTGGAGTGGCTTCTCGGTGACCTTCGTGCAGAACTACACGGACATCGACGACAAGATCCTCAATCGGGCCGCCCAGGAGGGCAGCTCCATGGACGCGGTGAGTGAACGCAATATTGACGCCTTCTGTGCCGACATGGCCCAGCTCAACATCCTGCCTCCGGACCGGATGCCCAGGGCCACCCGCAGCCTGGATGCGATCAGGGCCCTAATTGGCGAGCTGGAGGCCAAGGGTGCGGCCTATTCGGCCGATGGCGACGTCTATTTCGCTGTTATGAAACACGCCGGCTACGGCAAACTTTCCGGCCGGGATCTGGCCGAACAACAGCACAACGCCGATGGTCGGGTGGCGGATGCCGAGGAGGCCCGCAAGCAGCATCCCTTCGATTTCGCCCTGTGGAAAGGAGCCAAACCGGGAGAGCCCAGCTTCCCCTCCCCCTGGGGGCCTGGCCGTCCGGGCTGGCACATCGAGTGCTCAGCCATGGTGCGCGAGGAGCTGGGCGACACGATCGACATCCACCTGGGTGGGGCGGATTTGATCTTTCCCCACCACGAAAACGAGATTGCCCAGTCCGAGGCCGCCAGCGGCAAGCAGCTCGCCCATTACTGGCTGCACAACGGCATGGTCAATGTGGGCGGCCAGAAGATGGGCAAATCCCTTGGCAACTTCACCACGATCCGCGCCCTGCTGGAAAGCGGGGTGAGTCCGATGAACCTGCGGCTATTTGTGCTGCAGGCCCACTACCGCAAACCCCTGGATTTCACCGCCGAGGCCCTAAGGGCCGCTGCCACCGGCTGGAAGGGGCTCAATGGGGCCCTGGCCATGGCAGTTGGGGGCCCCGCCCCGCAGCAGGCGTCGCTTTCTACCGAACTGGCCGATGCCCGCAACCGTTTCCAGGCCGCCCTCGACGACGACCTCAACAGCTCCGCCGCCCTGGCCGTGTTGTTTGAACTGGCCAAGCCCCTGCGCTCCATAGCCAATCGGATCGACCGGGGCGACCGGGACGCCGCCCTGCTGGTGGCGGCAGACTCCCAGCTCCAGCAGCAGGCAGCCCTGCTGGCTGAACTGGCGGATGTGCTGGGCCTAAAAGCAGAGCCATCAACGGCGAAGTCTGCGACCACGGCGGACTCTGAGTCGCCTGTGGCGGCAAACCAAGCCAGCACCACTGGCCCCAGTGAGGCCGAGATCCTTGCCTTGATCGAGCAGCGCCGTACCGCCAAGGCCGCCAAGGATTTTGCCGCCGCCGATCAAATTCGGGCCCAGCTGCAAGAAGCCGGCATCGAGCTGATCGACAAGCCCGGCGGCATCACCGACTGGCTCCGGGGCTGAGGCCTGCCTGGGACTGAGCCCTCCCGGGGCTGACCTGGCCAGATCAGTATCAACCTGGCTAGGCTTTAGCCATGCAGGTCAACATTCTTGAGGCCAAGAACCAGCTTTCCAAGCTGGTCAAGGCGGCCCAGGCTGGTCAAGAGGTGGTAATTGCCCAGCGTGGTGTGCCCGCTGTGCGACTGGTGGCGATCTCCCCTGCCGAACCGACGCCTGACCCGCTGGCTTGGCTGCAGGCCCACCCCCTGCCCGAGCAGCTCAGGTGTAGCCATGAAGCGATCGAAGCAAGCATTCAGACCGAGCGGCAGGGGTGGGACTGAATGGCCCTCGCTTACATCGACAGCTGCGTGGTCATTTACGCCCTGGAAGATGATCCCCGCTTTGGCAAAGCGGCCAAAGGGGCCCTAGCCGAACTGAGGCAGCAAGGCCTGCAACCGGTGATCTCTGCCCTGGTGCGGCTGGAGTGCCTGGTGCAACCCCTGGCGCTGGGCCACAGCGAAAGGCTGCATCGCTGCCACGGGTTTTTGCAGCTGTTCGAATCGGTGAGGATCCAGGACAGCACCTTTGAGCTGGCCACCGAGCTGCGGGCCCAGCATCGGCTGCGAACCCCGGATGCTTTGCACCTGGCCACCGCCCTGGGCCACAACTGTCAGGCCCTAGTCACCAATGACGGC
This genomic interval from Cyanobium sp. WAJ14-Wanaka contains the following:
- a CDS encoding PIN domain-containing protein; the protein is MALAYIDSCVVIYALEDDPRFGKAAKGALAELRQQGLQPVISALVRLECLVQPLALGHSERLHRCHGFLQLFESVRIQDSTFELATELRAQHRLRTPDALHLATALGHNCQALVTNDGRLKKASGSLEIRALAPSD
- the polA gene encoding DNA polymerase I: MPGDKPLLLLVDGHSLAFRSFYAFAKGGEGGLATKAGIPTSVTYGFLKALLENCRGLTPQGVVIAFDTAEPTFRHGADPAYKAHRDTAPEHFFEDLGNLQRILEESLDVPLCMAPGFEADDVLGTLANRAADGGWRVRILSGDRDLFQLVDDGRDIAVLYMGGGPYAKNSGPTEIRREGVIAKLGVTPEEVVDLKALTGDSSDNIPGVKGVGPKTAITLLAAHGNLDGVYGALETLQAAGPKATDPKGALKGALVDKLANDKENAYRSRMLAEILIDIPLPTDPRLGLGEVKAEALASRLEELELFSLVRLVPSFAEIFSANPPELANKPAKPPEAPASAAAPAPAEQESPMPVLEPQVISSPGQLGALMERLMAATDPSQPIALDTETTDLNPFKAELVGLGICWGEGASELAYIPIGHHPPAAADLLSPAPEAPGQLPLDQVLQALAPWLASKAHPKTLQNAKYDRLILMRHGLALAGVVMDTLLADYLRDANAKHGLEALAERNFGFIPTSFTELVPKGANFASVPIEAASLYCGMDGHLTFRLTGLLASQLEAQGPQLTKLLEQIELPLEPVLAAMEATGIRIDIPYLGELSAELLGALTRLEAEAKAAAGVDFNLASPKQLGELLFETLGLDRKKSRKTKTGFSTDAAVLEKLEADHPVVALVLEHRTLSKLKSTYVDALPALVEPETGRVHTDFNQAVTATGRLSSSNPNLQNIPIRTEFSRRIRKAFLPEAGWQLISADYSQIELRILTHLSGEEVLVEAYKDGDDVHALTARLLLDKAAGEQVSAEERRLGKTINFGVIYGMGAQRFARETGVSQAQAKEFLGKYKQRYPKVFAYLELQERLALSRGYVETIFGRRRPFGFDPTGLGRLLGKDPLEIDLEVARRGGMEAQQLRAAANAPIQGSSADIIKLAMVQLHDQLIALGLPARLLLQVHDELVLEVAPEALETVLSLTRETMERAVELSVPLVVETGVGPNWMEAK
- a CDS encoding cation:proton antiporter — protein: MKPLELLWGEAFFAGSLAQLLARLSGLPAVVLLLATGLLVGRAGFGWVQPESLGRGLEPLVGLLVSLVLFDGGLNLRLAGRDLQRTVVQLVLVRGVLGLLGGAWFAHQLAGLSWPLAWVFGAIALATGPTVVTPMVKQMRLLPGLGKVLEAEGLILEPAGAVLALLLLQLALGDLGGWQDVAVLLLLRLGGGVLVGAFGGLLLVEVLRRLPADADALKLQLSLGVLFVVVSGVQVFLPEAGLPAAVSAGVVVGLRLDEQASQLDELIAQLAQLAITVLFPLLAADLSWSELSPLGWGGVACVFALMLFRWLVIQAGGIGLPALAWREKLILSWIAPRGIVTAAVASLFALQLDQAGIPGAGALKGLVFLTILLTVGIQGFTAPVLARRLGLVVDDSETALDSGPVLAKAVEQQPGGQ
- the rplS gene encoding 50S ribosomal protein L19, with product MATDSNEVNDSSEVLEAPEEGAVSAGTATAEAKTAVATAAPKPTTGKMSAYEMIRAFEAGQLKSGLPEIYVGDTVKVGVRIREGTKERVQPYEGVVIAKRHGGMNETITVRRIFQGIGVERVFMLHSPQVASVTVERRGKVRRAKLFYLRDRVGKATRVKQRFDR
- a CDS encoding hyperconserved protein Hcp → MELDLQPGDVVKVLESAALGWVRARVIRVKSGGRVVVQSDQGREFTARGNQVRLIEPAGFRP
- a CDS encoding type II toxin-antitoxin system Phd/YefM family antitoxin, which gives rise to MQVNILEAKNQLSKLVKAAQAGQEVVIAQRGVPAVRLVAISPAEPTPDPLAWLQAHPLPEQLRCSHEAIEASIQTERQGWD
- the gltX gene encoding glutamate--tRNA ligase, which gives rise to MGAGDSAVRVRLAPSPTGTLHIGTARTAVFNWLFARHQGGQFLLRIEDTDKERSKPEFTENILSGLKWLGLQWDGEPVIQSERIAAHRAAIQQLLDSGHAYRCYATEQELAAMREQQAAAKQAPRYDNRHRDLSPEQEAAFVAEGRQATVRFRIDDGASIGWTDLVRGEMRWAGSDLGGDMVVARRAPADQIGDPLYNLVVVVDDAAMAITHVIRGEDHIANTAKQLLLYGALGAQAPVFAHTPLILNQEGKKLSKRDGVTSISDFQAMGYTAEALVNYMTLLGWSPPEGMDERFSLEQAANAFGFERVNRAGARFDWDKLNWLNGQVLKEQGPAVLLEQLLPLWQAKGWELDKADNQWQADLCELIGPSMTLLADGVAQAEPFFSCPPLNEAAQVQLESEGAKPVLVALLALLPPGELGSEQAQKLLTEAATSAGVKKGVVMKSLRAALLGSLQGPDLLATWLLLHRLGQDRARIERCL
- the cysS gene encoding cysteine--tRNA ligase, which translates into the protein MSLRFTNTLSRRLEEFRPIEPGRVSIYCCGVTVYDLCHLGHARSYIAWDVLRRHLIWSGFSVTFVQNYTDIDDKILNRAAQEGSSMDAVSERNIDAFCADMAQLNILPPDRMPRATRSLDAIRALIGELEAKGAAYSADGDVYFAVMKHAGYGKLSGRDLAEQQHNADGRVADAEEARKQHPFDFALWKGAKPGEPSFPSPWGPGRPGWHIECSAMVREELGDTIDIHLGGADLIFPHHENEIAQSEAASGKQLAHYWLHNGMVNVGGQKMGKSLGNFTTIRALLESGVSPMNLRLFVLQAHYRKPLDFTAEALRAAATGWKGLNGALAMAVGGPAPQQASLSTELADARNRFQAALDDDLNSSAALAVLFELAKPLRSIANRIDRGDRDAALLVAADSQLQQQAALLAELADVLGLKAEPSTAKSATTADSESPVAANQASTTGPSEAEILALIEQRRTAKAAKDFAAADQIRAQLQEAGIELIDKPGGITDWLRG